From the Daucus carota subsp. sativus chromosome 8, DH1 v3.0, whole genome shotgun sequence genome, one window contains:
- the LOC108199473 gene encoding uncharacterized protein LOC108199473 isoform X1 yields MSTRILVQSELSLVRNFGDKKFQHLEFHIVDLEEDEVHLNISRPLFACSGLHTLLHLGELVYMFGGCKTSKVITDIDSCVSENPTDTFYTGSALLRLTSDDSGEWCKNPKPIFGPLFANATCLGGKIYDMGFWHLCPQLFNPATDSWEDITLPSELQGCTVSLFVLPDPSNDRIILHLEKGSLSSPSICAYYPNSDEWKRIVSDFPGCAWDPVSAVADDVVYFNYDKCHTLVAAYDLKNLKWLDVHLSHNVVNGCYIIRENYKNLMYLGDNSFCLAVPSNQSSSIRCAERCLVLFVKFRVERRGSVINIVPLLARSFIFPRTSYVCNMVALSRSSVSPFWTRKQPLESLREDL; encoded by the exons ATGTCGACAAGGATTCTGGTGCAGTCTGAGTTAAGTCTAGTACGAAATTTTGGTGATAAAAAATTTCAGCATTTGGAGTTTCACATTGTGGATCTAGAGGAGGATGAAGTTCATCTCAATATCTCGCGTCCTCTGTTTGCTTGTTCTGGActtcatacattgttgcatttGGGTGAGTTGGTCTATATGTTTGGCGGCTGTAAAACTTCAAAAGTGATCACTGATATTGACTCGTGTGTATCCGAAAACCCCACGGATACCTTTTACACGGGCTCGGCGCTGTTGCGATTAACCAGTGACGACTCAGGGGAGTGGTGCAAAAATCCAAAGCCAATTTTCGGACCCCTTTTTGCCAATGCTACTTGCCTTGGTGGAAAGATCTATGACATGGGATTCTGGCACCTTTGTCCACAGCTGTTTAATCCCGCCACTGATTCGTGGGAGGACATCACTTTACCTTCTGAATTACAAGGTTGCACCGTGTCTCTGTTTGTGCTCCCAGACCCTTCTAACGATCGTATCATCCTTCACTTGGAAAAGGGCTCCCTTTCTTCACCTTCCATCTGTGCTTACTATCCTAACTCTGATGAATGGAAACGTATTGTTTCTGATTTTCCAGGCTGCGCCTGGGATCCAGTCTCTGCAGTTGCTGATGATGTGGTCTACTTTAATTATGACAAATGCCACACTCTCGTTGCTGCTTATGATTTGAAAAACCTCAAGTGGTTGGACGTGCATCTGTCGCATAATGTTGTTAATGGTTGTTACATAATACGtgaaaactataaaaatttgatgtactTAGGTGACAACTCCTTCTGCTTGGCCGTTCCCTCCAATCAATCCTCGTCTATTCGATGTGCTGAAAGGTGCCTTGTTCTTTTCGTCAAGTTTAGAGTTGAGCGGAGAGGTTCAGTCATTAATATTGTTCCCCTGTTGGCTCGCAGCTTCATCTTTCCACGCACTTCTTACGTGTGTAACATGGTCGCTCTTAG CCGGAGTTCTGTAAGTCCGTTTTGGACCCGTAAACAGCCGTTGGAAAGCTTGCGAGAAGACCTTTAA
- the LOC108199473 gene encoding uncharacterized protein LOC108199473 isoform X3 — MSTRILVQSELSLVRNFGDKKFQHLEFHIVDLEEDEVHLNISRPLFACSGLHTLLHLGELVYMFGGCKTSKVITDIDSCVSENPTDTFYTGSALLRLTSDDSGEWCKNPKPIFGPLFANATCLGGKIYDMGFWHLCPQLFNPATDSWEDITLPSELQGCTVSLFVLPDPSNDRIILHLEKGSLSSPSICAYYPNSDEWKRIVSDFPGCAWDPVSAVADDVVYFNYDKCHTLVAAYDLKNLKWLDVHLSHNVVNGCYIIRENYKNLMYLGDNSFCLAVPSNQSSSIRCAERCLVLFVKFRVERRGSVINIVPLLARSFIFPRTSYVCNMVALRK; from the exons ATGTCGACAAGGATTCTGGTGCAGTCTGAGTTAAGTCTAGTACGAAATTTTGGTGATAAAAAATTTCAGCATTTGGAGTTTCACATTGTGGATCTAGAGGAGGATGAAGTTCATCTCAATATCTCGCGTCCTCTGTTTGCTTGTTCTGGActtcatacattgttgcatttGGGTGAGTTGGTCTATATGTTTGGCGGCTGTAAAACTTCAAAAGTGATCACTGATATTGACTCGTGTGTATCCGAAAACCCCACGGATACCTTTTACACGGGCTCGGCGCTGTTGCGATTAACCAGTGACGACTCAGGGGAGTGGTGCAAAAATCCAAAGCCAATTTTCGGACCCCTTTTTGCCAATGCTACTTGCCTTGGTGGAAAGATCTATGACATGGGATTCTGGCACCTTTGTCCACAGCTGTTTAATCCCGCCACTGATTCGTGGGAGGACATCACTTTACCTTCTGAATTACAAGGTTGCACCGTGTCTCTGTTTGTGCTCCCAGACCCTTCTAACGATCGTATCATCCTTCACTTGGAAAAGGGCTCCCTTTCTTCACCTTCCATCTGTGCTTACTATCCTAACTCTGATGAATGGAAACGTATTGTTTCTGATTTTCCAGGCTGCGCCTGGGATCCAGTCTCTGCAGTTGCTGATGATGTGGTCTACTTTAATTATGACAAATGCCACACTCTCGTTGCTGCTTATGATTTGAAAAACCTCAAGTGGTTGGACGTGCATCTGTCGCATAATGTTGTTAATGGTTGTTACATAATACGtgaaaactataaaaatttgatgtactTAGGTGACAACTCCTTCTGCTTGGCCGTTCCCTCCAATCAATCCTCGTCTATTCGATGTGCTGAAAGGTGCCTTGTTCTTTTCGTCAAGTTTAGAGTTGAGCGGAGAGGTTCAGTCATTAATATTGTTCCCCTGTTGGCTCGCAGCTTCATCTTTCCACGCACTTCTTACGTGTGTAACATGGTCGCTCTTAG AAAATAA
- the LOC108197914 gene encoding protein FAR1-RELATED SEQUENCE 5-like produces MAYKNFGDVVAFDTTYRTNRYAMPFVPFTGVNHHYQSILFGFALVRDELKTTFEWVLSTWLEAMEGKEPLVIITDQDQAMAAAIESQLPNTSHLLCSWHISNKFPEKLATYYSKEGFKFDFNNCIYHSLTEVVFEDRWNALVLKYNLEGNTWLQGLYALKHKWVEAYTRNTFSAGQKTTSRSEGMNAYFDAYVGSCTGLKDFVEGAQKALERQFMREKDEDYVTFHRSRCMQMKTALEHHAASIYTKEMFRRFQEQLVESSKYFVEKDRDRSLEDVQDTFYKCYRPLMRASQRNTYLVSFNKVSLWGSCICKMFDNVGIPCRHIIAVLTKRCVAELPEHFVKRRWTRDANRVDGKLPYHTSEFQSPSHEMTPTERFNHMTLLTMSFSHSCMASKERYEYAVGVINRETEILESMPVDGVENEGGELNPKTTQEGGEKLHESEMADGSDDESVSHVSNSISDSEEMCDSPTFSFLEDAIRELDELAEMYEPPSHSEEMCDSPSFSFLEEAIHELDELAQMHEPPPQLEEEDTELYPPEEAAYRSRNWTEACQWCASDNMFERVAYNLTPYFLPILNLGKDYPDGPNKVSLWDGGDIVTCDRIADIMKLRPRPGCTRDQMRIEYVKGWVSNLRGDDTGKWITRKEPWSKFRLYDGSNSIHVTLWNDHNTHANVTEGVLREGCVVVLYWVACFIRADATPGHSTHRLSGGFSNILAVFS; encoded by the exons ATGGCCTACAAAAACTTCGGTGATGTGGTTGCGTTTGACACTACATATCGAACTAATAGGTATGCTATGCCGTTTGTGCCTTTCACCGGAGTCAACCATCACTATCAATCAATACTTTTTGGTTTTGCACTCGTTCGGGATGAATTGAAGACAACTTTTGAGTGGGTTTTGAGTACTTGGCTAGAAGCAATGGAAGGCAAAGAACCCTTGGTTATCATAACCGATCAAGATCAAGCCATGGCCGCGGCTATTGAATCACAACTTCCGAACACATCACATTTGTTATGCTCATGGCACATTAGCAACAAATTCCCCGAGAAACTTGCAACATATTATTCGAAGGAagggtttaaatttgatttcaacaattgcatATATCACTCTTTGACTGAAGTTGTGTTTGAAGATCGGTGGAATGCTTTGGTTTTGAAGTACAATTTGGAAGGCAATACATGGCTTCAAGGGTTATATGCTTTGAAGCATAAGTGGGTCGAGGCTTACACAAGAAACACTTTTTCTGCGGGTCAAAAGACCACATCAAGAAGTGAAGGAATGAATGCATATTTCGATGCCTATGTTGGTTCTTGCACCGGTTTGAAAGATTTTGTAGAGGGTGCACAAAAAGCTTTGGAGAGGCAATTCATGCGTGAGAAAGACGAGGATTATGTGACGTTTCATAGAAGTCGTTGCATGCAAATGAAAACCGCTCTGGAGCACCACGCAGCTTCCATTTATACGAAAGAAATGTTTCGAAGATTTCAGGAACAATTGGTTGAATCATCTAAGTACTTTGTGGAGAAAGATAGAGATCGGTCCTTGGAAGATGTTCAAGACACGTTCTACAAATGTTATAGACCGTTGATGCGTGCTTCTCAGAGAAACACGTATCTCGTATCATTCAACAAGGTGTCATTATGGGGTTCATGCATTTGTAAAATGTTTGACAATGTTGGCATACCATGCCGTCACATTATTGCCGTCTTGACGAAGAGGTGTGTGGCAGAACTACCAGAACATTTTGTCAAACGGCGTTGGACAAGGGACGCCAATAGAGTTGATGGCAAGTTGCCATATCACACGTCCGAATTTCAATCACCATCTCATGAAATGACTCCCACGGAAAGATTCAACCACATGACATTACTTACCATGTCGTTTAGTCATAGTTGCATGGCATCGAAAGAGCGGTATGAGTATGCCGTTGGGGTTATTAATCGGGAAACAGAAATACTTGAGAGCATGCCCGTTGACGGGGTCGAAAATGAAGGAGGTGAATTAAATCCAAAAACAACTCAAGAAGGTGGTGAGAAATTGCATGAGA GTGAAATGGCCGACGGTTCGGATGATGAGTCAGTGTCACACGTCAGCAACTCAATCTCGGACTCGGAAGAAATGTGTGATTCACCTACTTTTAGCTTCTTGGAGGACGCGATTCGTGAGCTCGACGAACTTGCAGAAATGTACGAACCACCATCCCACTCGGAAGAAATGTGTGATTCACCTAGTTTTAGCTTCTTGGAGGAAGCAATTCATGAGCTAGACGAATTGGCACAGATGCACGAACCACCTCCCCAATTGGAGGAAGAAGACACCGAGTTGTACCCGCCTGAGGAAGCGGCCTACCGGTCAAGAAATTGGACCGAAGCTTGTCAGTGGTGTGCAAGCGATAACATGTTCGAAAGGGTGGCTTATAACTTGACCCCATATTTTCTACCTATTTTGAACTTGGGTAAGGACTATCCCGACGGGCCAAACAAAGTATCGTTGTGGGATGGTGGTGATATTGTGACGTGTGATAGGATAGCCGACATTATGAAGTTGAGGCCTCGCCCGGGTTGCACGCGTGACCAAATGCGAATTGAATATGTCAAGGGGTGGGTGTCCAACCTTCGTGGTGATGATACGGGAAAATGGATAACGCGCAAAGAACCATGGAGCAAATTTCGTCTCTACGATGGGTCTAATAGCATTCATGTCACACTATGGAATGATCACAATACGCATGCCAATGTGACCGAAGGTGTGCTCCGTGAAGGTTGTGTTGTTGTGCTGTATTGGGTGGCATGCTTCATTAGAGCCGATGCGACGCCCGGGCATTCCACACACCGACTATCGGGAGGCTTCTCCAACATTTTAGCAGTGTTTAGTTAG
- the LOC108199476 gene encoding uncharacterized protein LOC108199476 encodes MSSLEMIHLDLECGGHRGSAGFSQVEGSTYPQFYPNADGPNDGGFDFDHKIEQVLNSVRVSSMVGSQSWVESKNEAQELKVHSEKVERDCRICQMSLDFDDGDQDSGVPIELGCSCKDDLAAAHKHCAEAWFKIKGNKTCEICNSVAHNVVGPNDVESSEHANETTAAASAPSSSTRETRTCLNGHRFLNFLLACMVFAFVISWLFHFNIPS; translated from the exons ATGTCGAGTCTTGAGATGATACATTTGGACTTAGAATGTGGTGGTCACCGCGGCTCTGCGGGTTTTTCTCAGGTTGAGGGGAGTACTTATCCTCAGTTTTATCCCAATGCTGATGGACCAAATGATGGTGGTTTTGATTTTGATCATAAAATTGAGCAGGTTTTGAATTCGGTGAGGGTTTCGTCGATGGTTGGATCACAGAGTTGGGTGGAGAGCAAGAATGAGGCTCAGGAGCTGAAGGTGCATTCGGAGAAAGTGGAGAGGGATTGCAGAATCTGTCAAATGAGCCTTGATTTTGATGATGGTGATCAAGATTCTGGAGTTCCTATCGAATTGGGGTGTTCGTGTAAGGATGATCTGGCTGCTGCTCATAAGCATTGTGCCGAGGCTTGGTTCAAGATCAAGGGAAACAA GACATGCGAAATTTGCAATTCAGTTGCACACAATGTTGTTGGTCCGAACGATGTGGAATCATCAGAGCACGCGAATGAGACGACTGCTGCAGCCTCAGCTCCGTCTTCATCAACCAGGGAGACGCGGACCTGCTTGAATGGCCACCGCTTCCTGAATTTCCTTCTTGCTTGTATGGTTTTCGCCTTTGTAATCTCGTGGCTATTCCACTTCAACATACCATCATAA
- the LOC108199473 gene encoding uncharacterized protein LOC108199473 isoform X2 has translation MSTRILVQSELSLVRNFGDKKFQHLEFHIVDLEEDEVHLNISRPLFACSGLHTLLHLGELVYMFGGCKTSKVITDIDSCVSENPTDTFYTGSALLRLTSDDSGEWCKNPKPIFGPLFANATCLGGKIYDMGFWHLCPQLFNPATDSWEDITLPSELQGCTVSLFVLPDPSNDRIILHLEKGSLSSPSICAYYPNSDEWKRIVSDFPGCAWDPVSAVADDVVYFNYDKCHTLVAAYDLKNLKWLDVHLSHNVVNGCYIIRENYKNLMYLGDNSFCLAVPSNQSSSIRCAERCLVLFVKFRVERRGSVINIVPLLARSFIFPRTSYVCNMVALRGCKGHKEDADE, from the exons ATGTCGACAAGGATTCTGGTGCAGTCTGAGTTAAGTCTAGTACGAAATTTTGGTGATAAAAAATTTCAGCATTTGGAGTTTCACATTGTGGATCTAGAGGAGGATGAAGTTCATCTCAATATCTCGCGTCCTCTGTTTGCTTGTTCTGGActtcatacattgttgcatttGGGTGAGTTGGTCTATATGTTTGGCGGCTGTAAAACTTCAAAAGTGATCACTGATATTGACTCGTGTGTATCCGAAAACCCCACGGATACCTTTTACACGGGCTCGGCGCTGTTGCGATTAACCAGTGACGACTCAGGGGAGTGGTGCAAAAATCCAAAGCCAATTTTCGGACCCCTTTTTGCCAATGCTACTTGCCTTGGTGGAAAGATCTATGACATGGGATTCTGGCACCTTTGTCCACAGCTGTTTAATCCCGCCACTGATTCGTGGGAGGACATCACTTTACCTTCTGAATTACAAGGTTGCACCGTGTCTCTGTTTGTGCTCCCAGACCCTTCTAACGATCGTATCATCCTTCACTTGGAAAAGGGCTCCCTTTCTTCACCTTCCATCTGTGCTTACTATCCTAACTCTGATGAATGGAAACGTATTGTTTCTGATTTTCCAGGCTGCGCCTGGGATCCAGTCTCTGCAGTTGCTGATGATGTGGTCTACTTTAATTATGACAAATGCCACACTCTCGTTGCTGCTTATGATTTGAAAAACCTCAAGTGGTTGGACGTGCATCTGTCGCATAATGTTGTTAATGGTTGTTACATAATACGtgaaaactataaaaatttgatgtactTAGGTGACAACTCCTTCTGCTTGGCCGTTCCCTCCAATCAATCCTCGTCTATTCGATGTGCTGAAAGGTGCCTTGTTCTTTTCGTCAAGTTTAGAGTTGAGCGGAGAGGTTCAGTCATTAATATTGTTCCCCTGTTGGCTCGCAGCTTCATCTTTCCACGCACTTCTTACGTGTGTAACATGGTCGCTCTTAG AGGATGCAAGGGTCACAAAGAGGATGCAGATGAATAA
- the LOC135148323 gene encoding transcription factor MYB1-like: MYNPFDGLEPVLPHTRLTSSQEPAFLPSNPDAGVGKYLKGAYGERLVPHQCGYGCCGPTEKMSKSSLLGPDFSDYSEPPSFSNLELAALAADISKIAWHKSGFESSNLKAPSDYVSGRLMISGGSHVQMEFSDESRKTVHSHT, translated from the coding sequence ATGTATAACCCTTTTGATGGCCTGGAACCTGTTTTGCCACACACAAGGTTGACTAGCTCTCAAGAACCTGCGTTCCTGCCTTCaaatccagatgctggagttgGTAAATATTTGAAAGGAGCTTATGGTGAGCGATTGGTGCCTCATCAATGTGGCTATGGTTGCTGCGGTCCAACTGAGAAAATGTCcaaaagctctctgttggggcCTGACTTTTCTGATTATTCAGAGCCTCCATCCTTTTCTAACCTTGAACTGGCTGCATTGGCCGCAGATATAAGCAAGATCGCTTGGCACAAGAGTGGATTTGAGAGCAGCAATCTAAAGGCACCATCTGATTATGTAAGTGGGCGATTGATGATTTCTGGGGGGTCTCATGTCCAAATGGAATTCTCTGACGAGAGTAGGAAAACTGTCCATTCACACACATAA